One segment of Candidatus Nitrospira nitrosa DNA contains the following:
- a CDS encoding SUMF1/EgtB/PvdO family nonheme iron enzyme, whose translation MRQTLEVLSVVICLSMTTNSMALAADAGEQNFAKGESLLKHKQYAEARTTLEAGLIKNSSNVQAQFNLAEACRGLGAWDCAEEHYEIALHLDAKSRISGTREPRLSKMKVWQSLEEVTAWRLLEEAKGLLAGGQTPSDKMKQAEEALDGANELGLNNEQQAVYQQLQAKLPGRRSTTSPDSLKPGVSAGEAFPTDPRDIPMALVPAGEFTMGSTLKTDEKPVHRVYLDAFYMDKYHVTVGQYAKYLEATGKEAPPEWEVMNQPRHQKRPVVNVSWSDAATYCKWAGKRLPTEAEWEKAARGTDGRLYPWGNEAPTRLHANFGKKEWANHMALVPVGMFELGKSPYGIYDMAGNAWEWVNDWYDHDYYKKSPTKNPQGPATGKSKVVRGGNWLYVQEFLGSSFRYNAEPSRRHLGYGFRCAKTP comes from the coding sequence ATGAGACAGACGCTTGAGGTGCTGAGTGTTGTCATCTGTCTGAGCATGACCACAAACTCCATGGCGCTGGCAGCCGACGCCGGCGAGCAGAACTTTGCCAAAGGAGAGAGTCTTTTAAAGCACAAACAATATGCTGAAGCGCGCACGACGTTGGAGGCAGGGCTCATCAAGAATTCGTCTAATGTGCAGGCTCAATTTAACCTGGCTGAAGCCTGTCGAGGATTAGGAGCCTGGGACTGCGCGGAAGAACATTACGAGATCGCGCTCCACCTGGACGCGAAATCCAGAATCTCGGGGACGAGAGAGCCACGGTTAAGCAAAATGAAGGTGTGGCAGTCGCTGGAGGAAGTGACCGCGTGGCGGTTGTTGGAGGAAGCAAAGGGTCTGCTTGCCGGTGGACAAACTCCATCCGACAAGATGAAGCAGGCTGAAGAAGCCCTGGATGGTGCCAATGAGCTGGGTCTCAATAATGAGCAACAAGCCGTCTATCAACAGTTACAAGCGAAGCTGCCTGGGCGACGTTCGACCACCTCGCCGGATAGTCTGAAACCAGGTGTATCAGCAGGAGAAGCGTTCCCGACCGATCCCCGCGACATCCCAATGGCGTTGGTGCCGGCAGGGGAATTCACGATGGGGAGTACCCTGAAGACGGACGAAAAGCCCGTGCATCGCGTCTACCTTGACGCGTTCTATATGGACAAATATCACGTGACGGTGGGGCAGTATGCCAAGTATCTGGAGGCGACAGGCAAGGAAGCGCCGCCGGAATGGGAGGTCATGAACCAACCTCGCCATCAGAAACGTCCGGTCGTGAACGTCAGTTGGTCGGATGCCGCCACGTACTGCAAATGGGCCGGGAAGCGTCTGCCGACCGAGGCGGAGTGGGAAAAGGCGGCTCGGGGGACAGATGGCCGCCTCTATCCCTGGGGCAACGAAGCTCCCACCAGACTTCACGCGAATTTCGGCAAGAAGGAATGGGCGAACCATATGGCGTTGGTTCCGGTGGGGATGTTCGAATTGGGCAAGAGCCCCTACGGTATCTATGACATGGCCGGCAATGCCTGGGAATGGGTCAACGACTGGTATGACCATGACTATTACAAGAAGAGCCCAACGAAGAATCCTCAAGGACCGGCAACGGGTAAGTCGAAAGTCGTGCGGGGCGGAAACTGGCTCTATGTTCAGGAGTTTCTGGGATCGTCCTTCCGTTACAATGCCGAACCGTCTCGTCGGCACCTCGGCTATGGGTTTCGTTGCGCAAAGACTCCGTAA
- a CDS encoding potassium channel family protein yields MHTGSPLRHLVYASGILFLVISLGTVGYVLIEGWSAFDGLYMTVTTLTTVGYGEIHPLSSAGRLFTIVLILMGVGTLFYVVGNVARFALEGELQQAFGRYRQGGRVKTLNDHYIVCGYGRMGRHVCKELQAKPVTVVIVEKSPPVVAAARGEGFVVIEGDATQDQVLVRAGIERAKGLVSLVNTDTENLYIVLTARGLNKHLFIMARAGEEGSEQKLLRAGANRVTSPYLIGASQIAQVLLRPNVVEFLDLATKREHLGLQIEEITIEQGSRFDGKTPCECGLGEERGLIVVGVKRRSGHLEFNPGAKVELVAGDTLIVLGQVESLRKLESVIRSTGEMA; encoded by the coding sequence ATGCACACCGGAAGTCCGCTGAGGCACCTCGTGTATGCCAGCGGTATCCTGTTCCTTGTCATCAGCCTTGGTACGGTTGGGTATGTGCTGATCGAGGGGTGGTCGGCGTTCGACGGCCTCTATATGACGGTGACCACACTGACGACGGTTGGGTACGGTGAGATTCATCCCCTTTCATCGGCGGGGAGGCTCTTCACCATTGTGTTGATCCTCATGGGAGTGGGGACACTCTTCTATGTGGTAGGGAATGTTGCTCGCTTTGCTCTGGAGGGGGAGCTTCAACAGGCCTTTGGCCGGTATCGACAGGGAGGGAGAGTGAAAACCTTGAACGATCATTACATCGTGTGCGGGTACGGTCGGATGGGCCGGCATGTGTGCAAAGAACTTCAAGCCAAACCGGTCACTGTCGTCATCGTCGAGAAAAGCCCGCCGGTCGTGGCTGCCGCACGAGGAGAGGGATTTGTGGTCATTGAAGGGGATGCGACGCAGGATCAGGTGTTAGTGCGTGCTGGGATCGAACGGGCGAAGGGCCTGGTATCCTTGGTGAATACCGATACGGAAAACCTCTACATCGTTTTGACCGCACGGGGACTCAATAAACATCTCTTTATCATGGCACGAGCCGGTGAGGAGGGGTCGGAACAAAAACTGCTTCGAGCCGGAGCCAACCGGGTCACGTCCCCGTATCTCATCGGGGCAAGCCAGATCGCGCAGGTCTTGCTGAGACCCAACGTTGTGGAGTTTCTGGATCTGGCCACAAAGCGCGAGCACCTCGGGTTGCAAATCGAAGAAATCACGATTGAACAGGGGTCACGCTTTGACGGGAAGACACCTTGCGAATGCGGACTTGGCGAGGAACGGGGGTTGATCGTGGTTGGGGTCAAACGCCGATCCGGACATCTTGAATTTAATCCTGGCGCCAAAGTCGAGTTGGTCGCAGGGGATACCTTGATCGTGCTCGGACAGGTCGAAAGCCTGAGAAAACTGGAATCGGTCATTCGGTCGACTGGGGAAATGGCATAA
- a CDS encoding efflux RND transporter periplasmic adaptor subunit, which yields MRVNPTRYILLAVLLSTGCGSREEPVAPVVSGAPQKTIQAAVVEAKPASVPIRVEVTGQVVPIFQATLSSRIQGTIDTLLVREGSKVSKGQRLIQLDSRDLQADLTRAQAEIENAKAHLDRMNQLYAQDAVSKQEMENATRAHRVADANRKAVEAQLSYTMVRAPFDGIITEKKVEAGELASPGQPLLKMEDPLRLRLEATVAEGDLRSVSPGDKIQVFIDALSGQELIGIVSQILPAGDPQTHTFTVKVDLPKVEGLRTGMFGRFPLEKGVTQTILVPVTALVERGELSSVYVVGSDQVVRLRWVKVGRRFEKHVELLSGINERERVLTDGSRGVDGAAVQVVETVTSPSK from the coding sequence ATGAGGGTCAACCCAACGAGATACATCCTCCTCGCGGTCCTGCTCTCGACCGGCTGCGGATCCAGGGAAGAGCCGGTCGCACCGGTGGTATCCGGCGCTCCACAGAAGACGATCCAGGCTGCAGTCGTGGAAGCCAAGCCGGCATCGGTGCCGATTCGCGTTGAGGTCACCGGTCAGGTTGTTCCGATCTTCCAAGCTACGCTCTCCAGTCGTATCCAAGGGACCATTGATACGTTGCTGGTTCGAGAAGGCTCGAAGGTCTCCAAGGGGCAGCGCTTGATCCAGCTGGATAGCCGAGACCTCCAGGCAGACCTGACCCGTGCGCAGGCGGAGATCGAGAATGCAAAGGCGCATCTCGACAGGATGAACCAACTGTATGCCCAAGATGCAGTCTCGAAACAGGAGATGGAGAATGCGACTCGGGCCCATCGAGTCGCGGATGCGAATCGCAAGGCCGTGGAGGCTCAACTCAGTTATACGATGGTGAGAGCGCCGTTCGACGGCATCATAACTGAGAAAAAAGTCGAGGCAGGAGAATTAGCGTCACCGGGTCAGCCGCTGCTCAAAATGGAAGATCCTCTGCGTCTTCGTCTGGAAGCCACGGTCGCGGAAGGAGATCTCAGGTCGGTTTCTCCAGGCGATAAGATTCAGGTCTTCATTGATGCCTTAAGCGGCCAAGAGTTGATCGGCATAGTCAGCCAGATTCTTCCCGCGGGAGATCCGCAAACACATACCTTCACGGTTAAGGTCGATCTGCCAAAGGTAGAGGGACTGAGGACTGGGATGTTCGGCCGATTTCCTCTCGAGAAAGGCGTCACGCAAACCATTCTGGTTCCTGTGACGGCCCTGGTCGAGCGAGGCGAGCTCAGCAGCGTCTACGTCGTCGGATCGGACCAGGTCGTACGGCTCCGATGGGTCAAAGTCGGGCGGAGGTTCGAAAAACATGTCGAGCTCCTGTCCGGCATCAACGAGAGAGAGCGGGTCTTGACGGACGGAAGTCGTGGAGTTGACGGAGCAGCCGTTCAGGTCGTTGAGACGGTGACATCGCCATCCAAATAA
- a CDS encoding sigma-54 interaction domain-containing protein, producing MSDPERSSNPVPQDPIITARVEAIKQVAGGLSDRVAVMDRSFNVVYANEAAWSVQKNTSTRRPHAKCYEAFAQRTDPCGGCPANKVFETPEVQCVSCSGGGDGTACGMQQAFPLTDAQGSVISMLVLFQPTLKSVQPATAEDSPTTPLANGLGELIGQSPIMQQLFDMTRLVAESSATVLIQGESGTGKELLAKTIHALSPRRDRPFVVVDCGSLPETLLESELFGHVKGAFTGAVMNKRGLFDEADGGTIFLDEIADTTPTFQAKLLRVLQEGEIKPVGGTRTVKIHARVISASNKDLAELVKAKTFRQDLYYRLAVLPLYLPALRERRDDIPLLVRHFVSGACARHHQPVRSVDERALRLLRDAPWPGNVRQLQHYIERAVVTTVGPSLPCQDLLDQSLGEEDESLRSASRGAVAQTERTRIVDALQKTAGNRLKAAKLLRISRASLYNKLRAYSIE from the coding sequence TTGTCTGACCCAGAACGCTCCAGCAACCCGGTACCCCAAGATCCCATCATTACTGCGCGAGTCGAAGCGATCAAGCAGGTGGCCGGAGGTCTGTCCGATCGGGTGGCGGTCATGGATCGATCCTTCAATGTCGTCTACGCGAACGAAGCAGCCTGGTCAGTGCAGAAGAATACCTCCACTCGCCGGCCTCACGCCAAATGCTATGAAGCCTTTGCCCAGCGAACCGATCCCTGTGGGGGCTGCCCGGCGAACAAAGTGTTCGAGACGCCTGAGGTGCAGTGCGTTTCTTGTTCGGGGGGAGGTGACGGCACGGCCTGTGGGATGCAGCAGGCCTTTCCGTTAACGGATGCACAGGGATCAGTCATCTCCATGTTGGTGCTCTTCCAGCCGACATTGAAGTCTGTTCAGCCAGCTACGGCGGAGGACAGCCCTACCACACCTCTTGCGAATGGTCTTGGTGAATTGATCGGTCAAAGTCCGATCATGCAGCAGCTCTTCGACATGACTCGTCTGGTTGCGGAGAGCTCGGCGACCGTCCTCATTCAAGGCGAGAGCGGAACAGGGAAAGAACTTCTGGCGAAAACGATTCACGCGCTCAGTCCCAGAAGGGATCGGCCGTTTGTTGTGGTTGACTGTGGCTCATTGCCTGAGACGTTGCTCGAAAGCGAATTATTTGGACATGTGAAGGGAGCCTTCACCGGAGCAGTGATGAACAAGCGAGGCTTGTTTGATGAGGCCGACGGAGGCACGATCTTCTTGGATGAGATAGCCGACACGACGCCGACTTTTCAAGCCAAATTACTGCGTGTTCTACAAGAGGGCGAGATCAAGCCGGTGGGTGGGACCCGAACCGTCAAGATCCATGCGCGGGTCATCTCGGCGTCAAACAAAGATCTGGCCGAACTTGTGAAAGCCAAAACATTTCGTCAGGATCTCTATTATCGATTAGCTGTCCTCCCATTGTATTTACCGGCGCTTCGGGAGCGGCGGGACGACATCCCATTGCTTGTTCGGCATTTCGTCTCGGGGGCTTGTGCCCGACATCATCAGCCGGTGCGATCCGTGGATGAGCGGGCTTTGCGGTTGTTACGGGACGCTCCTTGGCCGGGGAATGTCCGGCAATTACAGCATTATATCGAGCGGGCTGTGGTGACGACGGTCGGCCCATCGCTGCCTTGTCAGGATCTGCTGGACCAATCTTTGGGAGAAGAGGACGAAAGTTTACGCTCGGCGTCGCGTGGGGCGGTGGCTCAAACAGAGCGCACGCGAATCGTTGATGCGCTGCAAAAAACGGCAGGAAATCGATTGAAAGCAGCCAAATTACTCAGAATCAGCCGAGCGAGCCTCTATAACAAACTTCGCGCGTATAGCATCGAATAG
- a CDS encoding YgaP family membrane protein yields MKLNEQLRFIAGVFVLIAVILGATVHPYWNYFAAFVAVNLIQSAFTGWCPMMALLRKLGVQE; encoded by the coding sequence ATGAAACTCAATGAACAGCTCCGATTCATCGCAGGCGTGTTTGTGCTGATCGCAGTCATATTGGGTGCGACCGTTCATCCCTATTGGAACTATTTCGCCGCCTTTGTGGCGGTCAATCTGATTCAATCGGCCTTTACCGGCTGGTGTCCGATGATGGCACTCTTACGAAAGCTCGGCGTGCAAGAATAG
- a CDS encoding CopD family protein yields MYSTLVILHILAAVSWVGGMIFLSLVLAPLVRSRKAVPEFMALFRSAALRFRPIVWVAMAILVMTGPMLLSFRGVAVTSPSSWPGIVMVKLTLVALLLFLTLLHDLVLGPQVSRVSAIPESQRTAGEQLVFKTARWLPRLSLLLALAVVITAAMLARS; encoded by the coding sequence ATGTATTCCACGCTTGTTATCTTGCATATTCTCGCTGCGGTCAGTTGGGTCGGCGGCATGATATTTCTGTCATTGGTCTTGGCGCCTTTAGTGAGAAGCCGGAAAGCTGTACCGGAATTCATGGCGCTGTTTCGGTCTGCCGCGCTCCGCTTTCGCCCCATCGTCTGGGTGGCCATGGCGATACTCGTGATGACCGGTCCGATGCTGCTGTCGTTTCGAGGCGTCGCTGTCACGAGTCCTTCTTCCTGGCCGGGAATCGTCATGGTGAAGCTGACGCTGGTCGCCCTGTTGCTGTTCCTCACCTTGCTGCATGACCTGGTGCTTGGTCCTCAGGTCAGCCGGGTCAGTGCGATTCCAGAATCTCAGAGAACGGCAGGAGAGCAACTTGTGTTCAAAACCGCGCGCTGGCTTCCTCGTCTTTCGCTACTTCTCGCACTGGCCGTGGTGATTACGGCGGCGATGCTGGCCCGGTCGTAG
- a CDS encoding NAD(P)/FAD-dependent oxidoreductase gives MARIVIIGASIGGLPAAYEARALLDQKHKVTVISNVDYFHFVPSNPWVAVGWRKRKDISFAVGPVLEKKGIEFVYEAAQRIEPEQNRVITTKGEVPYDYLIIATGPKLNFSAVPGLGPSGHTHSICTVDHAEQTWGAYQSFLKDPGPIVVGAAQGASCFGPAYEMAFILDADLRKKKLRRKVPIYFVTPEPYIGHMGLAGVGKSRRLMEDEFADHSITPIVNASIKEVHPGKLQMEDGQEIPFRYSMFIPPFGGVDAVAGTSGLCNPKGFVNIDAYQANPKYKNIYAVGVCVAIPPVEQTTVPTGAPKTGYMIESMVRAAVHNIQADIENETQRETATWNAVCLADMGDTGVAFVALPQMAPRDVTWAKKGRWVHLGKIALEKYFLRKMKKGESEPFYERVVMNALGITKLEQRR, from the coding sequence ATGGCACGGATCGTCATTATCGGCGCATCAATCGGCGGCTTGCCCGCAGCCTACGAGGCACGAGCGTTATTGGACCAGAAGCATAAGGTGACGGTGATCTCGAACGTCGATTATTTCCACTTCGTCCCGTCCAACCCATGGGTCGCCGTGGGCTGGCGGAAGCGAAAGGACATCAGCTTCGCGGTGGGGCCGGTGTTGGAGAAAAAGGGGATCGAATTTGTCTACGAAGCGGCCCAGCGGATCGAACCGGAGCAGAACCGAGTCATCACGACAAAAGGCGAGGTGCCGTACGACTATCTCATCATCGCCACCGGACCGAAACTGAATTTCAGCGCCGTGCCGGGGCTTGGCCCCAGTGGACACACCCATTCCATCTGTACGGTGGACCATGCGGAGCAGACCTGGGGAGCATACCAGAGCTTCCTGAAGGATCCCGGCCCGATCGTGGTCGGCGCGGCGCAAGGCGCCTCCTGTTTCGGCCCGGCGTACGAGATGGCGTTTATTCTGGATGCCGATCTGCGGAAAAAGAAACTGCGGCGGAAAGTGCCGATCTATTTCGTGACGCCGGAACCCTACATCGGTCATATGGGCCTCGCCGGTGTCGGGAAATCGAGGCGTTTGATGGAGGACGAGTTCGCAGACCATTCCATCACACCGATCGTCAACGCCTCGATCAAAGAAGTCCATCCCGGCAAGTTGCAGATGGAAGATGGGCAGGAGATCCCATTCCGTTACTCGATGTTCATTCCACCGTTCGGCGGTGTGGATGCCGTGGCCGGGACGTCGGGTTTGTGTAATCCCAAGGGCTTCGTCAACATCGATGCGTATCAGGCCAACCCCAAGTACAAGAATATTTATGCCGTGGGCGTTTGTGTGGCGATTCCTCCGGTGGAACAGACTACGGTGCCGACTGGGGCGCCCAAGACGGGCTATATGATCGAGTCGATGGTGCGGGCGGCCGTGCACAACATTCAGGCCGATATCGAGAACGAGACCCAGCGAGAGACCGCCACGTGGAATGCGGTCTGCTTAGCGGATATGGGTGACACGGGCGTGGCGTTTGTGGCGCTGCCGCAAATGGCGCCTCGAGACGTGACCTGGGCGAAGAAAGGCCGCTGGGTGCATTTAGGCAAGATCGCGCTGGAGAAGTATTTCCTCCGCAAGATGAAAAAGGGCGAAAGCGAACCCTTTTACGAACGCGTGGTCATGAACGCGCTGGGGATCACGAAGTTGGAGCAACGCCGATGA
- a CDS encoding Tll0287-like domain-containing protein yields MTMLWLRKLQVSIGVCMALLVPSHGFAVEDTTGLERAASEVAMEFMRELGATMTREMAKGGPTEAIKVCAELAPEVAGRLSREHGWRVTRVGTRVRNPLLGMPDAWEQKVLGEFAERATKGEAFSGMTQSEVVTEPGGRYYRFMKAIAVQPQCLLCHGPVATIPGEIQQRLKAQYPFDTATGYQAGELRGAVSIKQPFDEPNQ; encoded by the coding sequence ATGACAATGCTGTGGCTACGAAAACTACAAGTGAGTATCGGGGTGTGTATGGCGCTTCTCGTACCTTCGCATGGTTTCGCCGTCGAAGATACAACAGGGCTCGAAAGAGCCGCGTCTGAAGTAGCCATGGAATTTATGAGGGAACTGGGTGCAACCATGACGAGGGAAATGGCCAAGGGCGGTCCGACAGAGGCGATCAAAGTCTGTGCCGAGCTGGCGCCGGAGGTCGCGGGCCGGTTGTCGCGCGAACATGGTTGGCGGGTGACGCGCGTGGGGACACGTGTGCGCAATCCCTTGCTAGGCATGCCGGATGCGTGGGAGCAGAAGGTGCTGGGCGAATTTGCCGAGCGTGCCACGAAAGGGGAGGCTTTCTCGGGTATGACTCAGAGTGAGGTGGTGACGGAACCGGGCGGACGATACTATCGGTTCATGAAGGCGATCGCCGTGCAGCCGCAATGTCTTCTGTGTCATGGACCCGTGGCAACGATTCCGGGAGAGATTCAACAGCGCCTGAAGGCACAGTACCCATTCGATACGGCGACCGGGTACCAGGCGGGCGAGCTTCGCGGCGCTGTGAGTATCAAACAGCCGTTCGACGAGCCCAACCAGTAA
- a CDS encoding TolC family protein: MALILGAEPSGLRERAFGVLLTVMLFCVMSPGHVAAEEQEAVAPELKLSLRDAIQAAVDNNVNVRLLKERIAAAQAQTNTSFGALLPNVGGYLNGRHQTVNLAAFGLPADRLSGLGLTRSVTDPFEVYDARATLVQNIFSLSLLQRWRAAKSGLDVAGLEAEVTKRDVMATVGLLYIEVLRADEAVKARLTDIELSQQLLKLARDRRTAGVATGLDVTRQEVQLENNKQRLLVSQNEQESARLNLIRALGIAFDVRLTLTDELKFVPPVTQRVEEALVIAREQRLELRAQETRQRLATLSLSSVTSERIPSLSLNGDYGWIGLKPDEAVTTRSIGLTLSIPIFDGGQREGRISENRSRVRQESIRMKDVSDQVTLEVRNALLTLESSTQQVAVAEKGLELALKELTFAKDRFAAGLVTNIEVTNAQASVARARDNQIEALFRFNASRINLARAKGEIDKLF, translated from the coding sequence ATGGCGTTGATCTTGGGCGCAGAACCAAGCGGCCTGCGTGAAAGGGCCTTCGGAGTGCTCCTCACCGTCATGCTTTTTTGTGTGATGAGCCCAGGGCATGTTGCGGCGGAGGAGCAAGAGGCTGTCGCACCGGAGCTCAAGTTGAGCCTGCGCGACGCGATTCAAGCTGCGGTCGACAACAACGTCAATGTGCGGCTGCTGAAAGAACGAATTGCCGCCGCGCAAGCACAGACCAATACGAGTTTCGGTGCGTTGCTTCCGAATGTCGGTGGATACCTCAACGGCAGACATCAAACCGTCAATCTTGCGGCCTTCGGGCTTCCCGCCGATCGACTATCCGGTCTGGGCCTCACCCGGAGCGTGACGGATCCGTTTGAAGTCTATGACGCACGAGCAACCCTTGTGCAAAACATCTTCAGCCTCAGTCTCCTTCAGCGATGGCGGGCGGCGAAATCGGGACTCGATGTGGCCGGGCTGGAGGCGGAGGTGACGAAGCGCGATGTGATGGCCACGGTTGGATTGCTGTATATCGAAGTGTTACGGGCCGACGAAGCGGTCAAGGCGCGTCTGACCGATATTGAGCTCAGTCAGCAATTGCTCAAGTTGGCAAGAGATCGCAGAACGGCAGGCGTGGCAACGGGTTTAGATGTCACCCGTCAGGAGGTGCAGCTGGAGAACAACAAACAACGGTTGTTGGTCTCCCAGAATGAACAGGAAAGCGCGCGTCTCAATCTGATTCGGGCACTGGGGATTGCGTTTGACGTGCGGCTGACATTGACCGATGAATTAAAATTCGTTCCGCCCGTCACTCAACGTGTGGAAGAAGCACTCGTCATCGCGCGCGAACAGCGGCTGGAGTTGAGGGCTCAGGAAACTCGCCAGCGACTCGCGACGCTCAGCCTCAGTTCCGTGACCAGCGAACGCATACCCTCGCTCTCGTTGAACGGCGACTACGGCTGGATCGGGTTGAAGCCGGATGAGGCAGTGACCACGCGGTCCATCGGCCTGACGCTCTCCATTCCCATTTTCGACGGAGGCCAGCGGGAAGGTCGAATCTCTGAAAACCGCAGCCGAGTCCGGCAAGAATCAATCCGCATGAAGGATGTGTCGGATCAAGTTACTCTAGAAGTACGAAACGCGTTGCTCACCCTGGAGTCGTCCACGCAACAGGTCGCCGTGGCCGAGAAGGGCTTGGAGTTGGCGTTAAAGGAATTGACCTTCGCCAAGGATCGGTTTGCAGCTGGCTTGGTGACTAATATCGAAGTGACAAACGCTCAAGCCTCAGTCGCGAGGGCTCGCGACAATCAGATTGAAGCGCTGTTCCGGTTCAACGCCTCACGGATCAATTTGGCCAGGGCCAAAGGAGAAATCGACAAGCTCTTCTGA
- a CDS encoding cytochrome c, translating to MDGKATLSSMGLIALMLWVITIAAFSWFFVKGWTTEGSDGRVEILLAPVERDEILAEMRHLLKAIDGIIRGLGEPKPDLRQMEETARAVGMHMAADAEPAIMAKLPLPFKQMGMSIHKDMDALADAIVRNETPQQILQRLSSVTARCTACHDMYRFSAGR from the coding sequence ATGGACGGAAAAGCGACGCTGAGTTCAATGGGATTGATCGCATTGATGCTGTGGGTCATAACCATTGCCGCATTCAGCTGGTTTTTCGTTAAAGGCTGGACGACGGAAGGGAGTGACGGCCGCGTGGAAATACTATTGGCACCGGTTGAGCGGGATGAGATTCTGGCGGAGATGCGGCATCTGTTGAAAGCGATAGACGGCATCATCAGAGGGTTGGGGGAACCGAAGCCTGACCTGAGGCAGATGGAAGAAACGGCTCGAGCGGTCGGCATGCATATGGCGGCGGATGCGGAGCCGGCCATCATGGCGAAGTTGCCGCTGCCGTTTAAGCAGATGGGCATGTCGATCCACAAGGATATGGATGCGCTGGCTGATGCGATCGTCCGGAATGAGACACCGCAACAAATCCTGCAACGTTTGTCGAGCGTGACGGCTCGCTGCACGGCCTGTCACGATATGTATCGGTTTTCTGCAGGCCGATAA
- a CDS encoding sulfite exporter TauE/SafE family protein: MSWESFLAVFFGGMVGVTLGATGAGGSLLAIPLLVYGLGLPVQEATATSLLVVAASAGLGAYGHLRAGNVRLKAAALFSASGWIGAWLGALAHRLVREELILLLFGVLMLAVAWRMWQGHTVSAMDEGPRCADEMPRRCVIRALVVGLLAGVVTGLFGVGGGFVIVPALSMILGFPMQTAVGTSLLIIAIVSLGGLLGHVQQGRLDWLVTGLLLLGSGLGMLVGTEVARRIPPARLAKQFAVVAAAVAAGLILHNGITLSWGAR, from the coding sequence ATGAGCTGGGAAAGCTTTCTTGCGGTTTTCTTCGGCGGAATGGTGGGCGTGACATTGGGCGCGACGGGAGCCGGCGGGTCGCTGTTGGCGATTCCCTTGTTGGTGTATGGTCTTGGGCTGCCTGTACAGGAAGCGACCGCGACGTCGCTCCTTGTCGTCGCGGCCTCCGCGGGACTCGGTGCATACGGTCACCTCAGAGCAGGTAACGTTCGACTGAAAGCGGCAGCCCTGTTCAGCGCCAGCGGCTGGATCGGTGCGTGGTTGGGTGCGCTCGCTCATCGTCTGGTTCGCGAAGAACTCATCCTCCTCTTGTTCGGGGTTTTGATGTTGGCCGTCGCCTGGCGGATGTGGCAAGGCCACACCGTCTCGGCCATGGACGAGGGCCCACGCTGCGCAGACGAGATGCCTCGCAGATGCGTAATCAGAGCTCTGGTCGTCGGGTTACTGGCCGGCGTCGTCACCGGATTGTTTGGTGTCGGCGGAGGCTTCGTCATCGTGCCGGCATTGTCGATGATTTTGGGCTTCCCGATGCAGACGGCGGTCGGCACCTCGCTGCTGATTATCGCGATTGTCTCGCTCGGCGGCCTATTGGGGCATGTCCAACAGGGCCGGCTCGATTGGCTTGTGACGGGCTTGCTGTTGCTGGGCAGCGGTCTGGGGATGCTCGTGGGAACAGAGGTGGCGCGTCGAATCCCCCCAGCACGCCTCGCGAAACAATTTGCAGTCGTTGCCGCAGCTGTCGCCGCCGGTCTCATCCTCCACAACGGGATTACATTGAGCTGGGGCGCGCGTTGA
- a CDS encoding Spy/CpxP family protein refolding chaperone, with protein sequence MMMRRLGFGFLGIAVAVAMTVFPVFADEGHGKKGQGGHGQEGQEDPGGHYLKHLLKHAKEFGLTQEQVGKLKALQLDFQRSEARLEADVKIAKLELHAMLEDEQADLTTIQAKVEQLKKSEAACLLSAIKGKRTAMALLTPDQREKDRVHREHMKSQGESQHSGGMGGGMGGGGMSGGGHGGHGGGDHESGESSGGQQHQH encoded by the coding sequence ATGATGATGAGGAGATTAGGTTTTGGATTTTTGGGAATCGCAGTAGCTGTCGCGATGACGGTGTTCCCCGTCTTTGCCGACGAGGGCCATGGGAAGAAGGGGCAAGGCGGTCACGGCCAGGAGGGACAGGAAGACCCTGGTGGGCATTACCTGAAACATCTGTTGAAGCATGCCAAAGAGTTTGGGCTGACGCAGGAACAGGTCGGCAAACTCAAAGCCTTACAGCTGGACTTCCAGCGTTCGGAGGCCAGGTTGGAAGCCGATGTGAAGATCGCCAAGCTTGAACTGCACGCCATGCTGGAAGATGAGCAGGCCGACCTCACGACCATTCAGGCCAAAGTCGAGCAGTTGAAAAAGTCAGAAGCGGCTTGTCTGCTCTCGGCCATCAAGGGGAAGCGCACCGCCATGGCTCTGTTGACCCCTGATCAACGCGAGAAGGACCGAGTTCATCGTGAACATATGAAGAGTCAGGGTGAGAGTCAACATAGCGGCGGGATGGGTGGAGGAATGGGCGGGGGTGGCATGAGTGGAGGCGGCCACGGAGGACATGGCGGCGGAGATCATGAGAGTGGAGAGTCCAGCGGAGGTCAGCAGCACCAGCATTAA